From a region of the Solibacillus isronensis genome:
- a CDS encoding DUF3967 domain-containing protein codes for MSDTSNINFISDISDTTIGGELIYDTVTVSKMLGVQESTLRKYCALMQKHHYEFNKNSVGHRVYYPKDVEVIKEIVTLKNSGSLTLSQAVKTILESDMDDITDTAPIANPDYSKLLDVFETFKNNQMQFNQKLLEQLEKQQNYIESSIDERDKKLMLAIKESMETRRQLAAEEEKKKSWWKFWRET; via the coding sequence ATGTCTGATACATCGAATATAAATTTTATATCGGATATATCTGATACAACAATTGGTGGGGAGCTTATTTATGACACTGTTACAGTAAGTAAAATGCTAGGGGTCCAGGAAAGTACGCTGAGAAAATATTGTGCGTTAATGCAAAAGCATCATTATGAATTTAATAAAAATTCAGTAGGGCATCGTGTATATTATCCAAAAGATGTAGAGGTAATAAAGGAAATTGTAACGCTTAAAAATTCAGGATCGTTAACATTGAGTCAAGCAGTGAAAACCATATTAGAATCTGACATGGACGATATAACAGATACAGCACCTATAGCAAACCCTGATTACAGTAAGCTATTAGACGTGTTTGAAACATTTAAAAATAATCAAATGCAGTTTAACCAGAAACTGTTGGAGCAATTAGAAAAGCAGCAAAACTATATTGAAAGTAGTATTGATGAAAGAGATAAAAAGTTAATGTTGGCCATAAAAGAATCCATGGAAACAAGAAGACAATTAGCTGCAGAGGAAGAGAAAAAAAAATCATGGTGGAAATTTTGGCGGGAAACCTAA